The following are encoded in a window of Deltaproteobacteria bacterium genomic DNA:
- a CDS encoding DUF1580 domain-containing protein encodes MTMTAHPYTIDPTIERLLHIGQLPDLFERFGMRRPHKNNVRRWLTTGTRGVVIPSVLVGGKRYTTQAAVQWWIATSTAAKPLGG; translated from the coding sequence GTGACGATGACCGCGCACCCATACACCATCGATCCCACGATCGAGAGGCTGCTTCACATCGGCCAGCTGCCAGACCTGTTCGAGCGGTTCGGCATGAGGCGCCCGCACAAGAACAACGTGAGGCGTTGGCTCACCACCGGCACCCGCGGCGTAGTGATCCCGTCAGTCCTCGTCGGCGGCAAGCGCTACACCACCCAAGCAGCTGTCCAGTGGTGGATCGCAACCTCGACTGCCGCCAAGCCCCTGGGTGGCTGA